The Corythoichthys intestinalis isolate RoL2023-P3 chromosome 1, ASM3026506v1, whole genome shotgun sequence genome has a segment encoding these proteins:
- the LOC130920477 gene encoding gastrula zinc finger protein XlCGF26.1-like, with translation MRYPADVTIKELHPQKHDPLHGKQEESEMPYIKQEENPETPSIKEEEHEDEITKCPMTVSVKSEEDEGPSEKSGAAKPLSDSSFQHPSTKGEGRLQPDGLLAPLSDSDGVTSHSSDFNSDEEDKDFDQNALKSLNNSSLKRGTKAFGRPFTCSLCDKTFSQKAHLQRHMYTHTGEKPFACSFCDKRFAEKSHLNRHTLAHTGEKPFPCSVCDKSYSEKNQLQRHMYSHTGEKPFLCASCGKGFIDKRDLNNHTLTHTGEKPFPCSVCSKRFSQKVLLNFHFKIHTGERHFACSVCDKRYFRKSHLISHTKTHTGEKPFVCTSCGKQFTHKGHLTQHAKKHTGAKPFVCTSCGKGFTEKGHLNKHTLIHTGEKPFVCTSCGKRYLDKRDLSNHMRTHTGEEPFACSSCYKRFSTKVKLTRHTRTHTGEKPFSCSRCYKRFCTKRTLTKHIRTHTV, from the exons ATGAGG tATCCCGCAGACGTCACTATTAAGGAGCTTCACCCTCAGAAACACGATCCGCTCCACGGTAAACAAGAGGAGTCGGAGATGCCGTACATTAAACAGGAGGAGAACCCAGAGACCCCCAGcattaaagaagaagaacatgaagatgAAATCACTAAGTGTCCAATGACCGTCAGTGTGAAAAGTGAAGAAGATGAAGGTCCAAGCGAAAAGAGCGGAGCAGCGAAACCTTTGAGCGACAGCTCATTTCAACACCCGTCGACAAAAGGAGAGGGACGATTGCAACCTGACGGTCTGTTAGCGCCGCTCTCAGACAGTGACGGCGTAACTTCACACTCTTCTGATTTCAACAGTGATGAGGAGGATAAAgactttgaccaaaatgctctaaaatccCTAAACAATTCCTCATTGAAAAGAGGCACAAAAGCGTTTGGGAGACCTTTTacctgctcactttgtgataaaacattTTCTCAGAAAGCTCACTTACAACGACACATGTATACACACACCGgggagaagcctttcgcctgctcattttgcgataaaagattcgcTGAGAAGTCACATTTAAACAGACACACGCtggcacacactggagagaagccttttccctgctcagtttgtgataaaTCATATTCTGAGAAAAATCAACTACAAAGACACATGTATTCACACACTGGGGAGAAGCCTTTTCTCTGCGCAAGTTGTGGTAAAGGATTCATTGACAAAAGAGATTTAAACaatcacacactcacacacactggagagaagccttttccctgctcagtttgcAGTAAAAGATTCTCTCAGAAAGTACTACTAAACTTTCACTTTAAaatacacactggagagagGCATTTTgcatgctcagtttgtgataaaAGATACTTCAGAAAGTCACATCTAATCagtcacacaaaaacacacactggagagaagcctttcgtctgCACATCTTGTGGTAAACAATTTACTCATAAGGGACATTTAACCCAACACGCCAAGAAACACACTGGAgcgaagccttttgtctgcacatcttGTGGTAAAGGATTCACCGAGAAGGGacatttaaacaaacacacactcatacacactggagaaaagccttttgtctgcacaagtTGTGGTAAAAGATATCTTGATAAAAGAGATTTAAGCAATCAcatgcgtacacacactggagaggagccttttgcctgctctaGTTGCTATAAAAGATTTAGTACGAAGGTAAAGTTAACAAGACAcacgcgtacacacactggagagaagcctttttcctgctctCGTTGCTATAAAAGATTTTGTACGAAGCGAACGTTAACAAAACACATACGTACACACACCGTGTGA
- the LOC130915144 gene encoding gastrula zinc finger protein XlCGF17.1-like has product MRYPADVTIKELHPQKHDPLHLKQEEKPETPSIKEEEQEDEISEFPMTVIVKSEEDEGPSEKSGAAKPSIDSSFQHPTTKGEGKSRLDGLLAPLSDGDDLTSQSSDINTDVEDKDFDQKASKSLNKSSLKRGTKVVRKPITCSLCDKTYSKSNHLKRHMYTHTGEKHFACSFCGKRFTEKSHLNTHTRIHTGEKPFQCTTCGKQFANKGCLNKHTKIHTGEKSFVCTPCGKRFTEKGQLSRHTLTHTGEKPYLCTSCGKRFIEKRDFSSHTRTHTGEKPFACSRCDKRFCTKQVLTRHTRTHTVEKPFACSRCYERFCTKQALTKHTRTHAG; this is encoded by the exons atgagg TATCCTGCAGACGTCACTATTAAAGAGCTTCACCCTCAGAAGCACGATCCCCTCCACCTTAAACAGGAGGAGAAGCCAGAGACCCCAAGcattaaagaagaagaacaggaaGATGAGATCTCCGAGTTTCCAATGACTGTCATTGTGAAGAGTGAAGAAGATGAAGGTCCAAGCGAAAAGAGCGGAGCAGCGAAACCTTCGATCGACAGCTCATTTCAACACCCGACAACAAAAGGAGAGGGAAAATCGCGACTTGATGGTTTGTTAGCGCCGCTCTCAGACGGTGACGACCTAACTTCACAGTCTTCTGATATTAACACTGATGTGGAGGATAAAGACTTTGACCAAAAAGCTTCAAAATCCTTAAACAAGTCCTCACTGAAAAGAGGCACAAAAGTGGTTCGGAAACCGATTacctgctcactttgtgataaaacataTTCTAAGAGTAATCACTTAAAAAGACACATGTATACACACACTGGGGAGAAGCATTTCGCCTGCTCATTTtgcggtaaaagattcactgagAAGTCAcatttaaacactcacacaagaatacacactggagagaagccttttcaaTGCACAACTTGTGGTAAACAATTCGCTAATAAGGGAtgtttaaacaaacacacaaagatACATACTGGAGAGAAGTCTTTTGTCTGCACACCTTGTGGTAAACGATTCACCGAGAAGGGACAGTTAAGcagacacacactcacacacactggagaaaagccttatcTCTGCACaagttgtggtaaaagattcattgagaaaAGAGATTTCAGcagtcacacaagaacacacactggagagaaaccttttgcTTGCTCTcgctgcgataaaagattttgtacGAAGCAAGTGTTAACAAGACACACGCGTACACACACTGTTGAGAAACCCTTTGCCTGCTCTCGTTGCTATGAAAGATTTTGTACGAAGCAAGCGTTAACAAAACACACGCGTACACACGCCGGGTGA